A single Notoacmeibacter ruber DNA region contains:
- a CDS encoding aldose epimerase family protein: MAKPDTIILRSEALTAMIVCRGAALYDLRLVGHPYPLVLSSREKQGPLSPPFAGAVVGRFANRIADARFQLDGVRYNLDANDGPNCLHGGRDGLSQRDWTIEDVAPSSCRLSCALPDGHMGFPGTCETVANWSVEGRSLRLTLSGRTDAPTIWSPTAHPYFNLADGGATSIDNHTVQILAGSYLPVDANGIPAGEPATTEGSPFDFRQPRPIGDTVCDHNFCLHETENRGLADAARLSCRASGVAMRLRTDRPGLQFYTGDAIPPEGATGLGGIMYGPRSGLCLETQIWPDAPNRPDFPEAIFRPEKNAQTTTEWVFETRDVPIL; this comes from the coding sequence TTGGCGAAACCGGACACGATTATCCTCCGATCCGAGGCGCTGACCGCAATGATCGTGTGCCGCGGCGCGGCGCTCTACGATTTGCGGTTGGTCGGACACCCGTATCCGCTCGTCCTGTCGTCGCGCGAAAAGCAGGGGCCGCTTTCCCCACCGTTTGCCGGCGCCGTGGTCGGACGGTTTGCCAACCGCATCGCCGATGCGCGTTTTCAGCTCGACGGGGTGCGATACAACCTCGACGCCAATGATGGTCCGAACTGTCTTCATGGCGGAAGAGACGGTCTATCTCAGCGCGATTGGACGATCGAGGATGTCGCACCGTCCAGTTGCCGTCTCTCTTGCGCCCTGCCAGACGGCCATATGGGTTTTCCCGGCACATGCGAAACGGTGGCGAACTGGTCGGTCGAGGGACGATCGCTGCGCCTGACATTGAGTGGCCGTACCGATGCGCCGACCATATGGAGCCCCACCGCACATCCCTATTTCAACCTCGCTGATGGCGGCGCGACGTCGATCGACAACCATACCGTGCAGATCCTTGCCGGAAGCTATCTGCCGGTCGATGCAAATGGCATCCCGGCGGGCGAGCCGGCCACCACTGAGGGCAGCCCTTTTGATTTCCGCCAGCCGCGTCCGATCGGCGATACGGTCTGCGATCACAATTTCTGCCTCCACGAGACCGAAAACAGAGGCCTCGCAGACGCCGCTCGTCTGAGTTGCCGTGCATCCGGCGTCGCGATGAGGCTCAGAACAGATCGGCCGGGTCTGCAATTCTATACTGGCGACGCCATTCCTCCGGAGGGTGCGACCGGCCTGGGCGGAATCATGTATGGCCCTCGCTCGGGCCTCTGTCTGGAAACGCAGATCTGGCCGGACGCACCCAACAGGCCGGACTTTCCGGAGGCCATTTTTCGTCCGGAAAAGAACGCCCAGACCACGACGGAATGGGTTTTCGAAACGCGGGACGTTCCTATTCTTTGA
- a CDS encoding formate dehydrogenase subunit delta produces the protein MQSDKLIRMANQISLFMESKPTSDEALEGLAAHINDFWDPRMRRQFVDAMKNESGLPARDLVREAVPLIRLSETEVQKPAAPPSPVGSEPISPAHRD, from the coding sequence ATGCAGTCCGATAAACTTATCCGCATGGCCAATCAGATCAGCCTTTTCATGGAGAGCAAGCCGACCAGCGACGAAGCGCTGGAGGGCCTTGCCGCGCACATCAATGATTTCTGGGATCCACGCATGCGCCGTCAATTTGTCGACGCGATGAAGAACGAATCCGGATTGCCGGCGCGCGACCTCGTGCGCGAGGCGGTGCCTCTGATCCGCCTGTCGGAAACCGAAGTCCAGAAACCCGCCGCGCCGCCATCGCCGGTGGGATCAGAGCCAATCAGCCCCGCTCACAGGGACTGA
- the fdhD gene encoding formate dehydrogenase accessory sulfurtransferase FdhD has protein sequence MDSWRKIRSIARHTGNTAAERERQLPEEVAIALSCNGSTQAVMMGTPADLRDFATGFLMTEGIAQPDEIESIEPVETELGIDLQIRVTEEAASRLAIRRRSMAGPVGCGLCGIESLEAAMHVPPLIPRNAACRLTPGDVSRAMAQLPTFQPLHDATRAVHGAAFFDPRQGIILAREDVGRHNALDKLIGAMVLSGTDRTGGAIVITSRVSIDMVQKVLRCGTPILIATSSPTASALDLAKRNGLTVVALARGDQFEIFTHPHRIDPSQADNEGPSHAVR, from the coding sequence ATGGACAGTTGGCGCAAGATCCGGAGTATCGCACGACATACGGGCAACACGGCCGCTGAGCGAGAGCGGCAACTGCCGGAAGAGGTTGCGATTGCGTTGTCGTGCAACGGATCGACGCAAGCCGTCATGATGGGCACGCCGGCCGATCTGAGGGATTTCGCCACCGGCTTCCTGATGACCGAAGGCATTGCCCAGCCAGACGAGATCGAATCGATCGAACCGGTGGAGACGGAACTCGGGATCGATCTGCAGATTCGGGTAACCGAAGAGGCGGCGTCGCGACTTGCCATCCGGCGACGCTCCATGGCTGGTCCCGTCGGCTGCGGCCTGTGCGGCATTGAAAGCCTGGAAGCGGCGATGCATGTGCCGCCCCTCATTCCCCGGAATGCGGCCTGCCGGCTAACGCCTGGCGATGTGTCGCGCGCCATGGCGCAACTGCCGACATTCCAGCCGCTTCACGACGCCACACGCGCAGTCCATGGCGCGGCGTTCTTCGATCCGAGGCAGGGGATCATCCTGGCGCGGGAAGATGTTGGACGCCATAACGCCCTCGACAAGCTGATCGGCGCGATGGTCTTGAGCGGTACGGATCGTACCGGAGGGGCCATCGTCATCACCTCACGCGTTTCCATCGATATGGTGCAGAAGGTGCTGCGATGCGGGACGCCGATTCTCATCGCCACTTCGTCGCCAACGGCCTCCGCGCTGGACCTTGCAAAGCGCAACGGTCTGACGGTGGTCGCCCTCGCCCGGGGCGACCAGTTCGAGATTTTCACGCATCCGCATCGGATCGATCCATCACAAGCCGATAATGAAGGGCCCAGCCATGCAGTCCGATAA
- the fdhF gene encoding formate dehydrogenase subunit alpha: MTIPLSLTEDRGTKAVEAETMVTLTVDGMPVSVPAGTSIMRAASEADIKVPKLCATDMLDAFGSCRLCLVEVEGRPGTPASCTTPVAEGMVVKTQTDRLKKLRKGVMELYISDHPLDCLTCAANGDCELQDMAGAVGLRDVRYDTIAEKDSHFAVRNNAGEHNPFYLPKDQSNPYFDYDPSKCIVCSRCVRACEEVQGTFALTIAGRGWDSRVSAGASFDDFLSSECVSCGACVQACPTATLVEKSVVESGTPERSVVTTCAYCGVGCSFEAQMRGDELVRMVPYKDGKANRGHSCVKGRFAYGYAEHKDRILSPMIRDSIDEPWREVSWEEALSFAADRLKSVQEEKGRRSIGVITSSRCTNEETFLVQKLTRAVFGNNNTDTCARVCHSPTGYGLGQTYGTSAGTQDFDSVEKADVVLVIGANPTDGHPVFASRLKKRLRQGAKLIVIDPRRIDLVKTPHVKAAHHLPLLPGTNVAVVTAMAHVIVTEGLQYQAYIDERCESDAFADYVEFVRDPRHSPEAVEALTGVPAEDLRAAARLYATGGNAAIYYGLGVTEHSQGSTTVIGIANLAMLTGNVGKVGAGVNPLRGQNNVQGSCDMGSFPHELPGYRHVKNADVRAIFEETWGVEIDSEPGLRIPNMFDAALEGSFGGLYCQGEDIVQSDPDTKHVVAALSAMDCVIVHDLFLNETSNYAHVFLPGSSFLEKDGTFTNAERRINRVRKVMAPKADYADWEITQMLANAMGANWTYSHPREIMAEIAATTPSFTGVTYDLLEEQGSVQWPCNEAHPHGTPMMHVEGFVRGKGRFIRTDYVATEEKTGPRFPLLLTTGRILSQYNVGAQTRRTANTVWHDQDVLEVHPHDAENRGIREGDWVRLASRSGETTLRATITDRVSPGVVYTTFHHPDTQANVVTTDNSDWATNCPEYKVTAVQVAPSNGPSEWQEDYAEHSGAARRIIQAAE; the protein is encoded by the coding sequence ATGACCATTCCTCTTTCGCTCACCGAAGATCGCGGCACAAAGGCCGTCGAGGCCGAGACCATGGTGACGCTCACCGTGGACGGAATGCCTGTTTCGGTTCCCGCCGGCACGTCCATCATGCGCGCAGCGTCCGAAGCGGATATCAAGGTTCCGAAGCTCTGCGCCACCGATATGCTCGACGCTTTCGGCTCCTGCCGTCTCTGTCTGGTCGAAGTCGAGGGCCGACCCGGCACCCCGGCATCCTGCACCACGCCGGTGGCCGAAGGCATGGTGGTCAAGACCCAGACCGACCGATTGAAGAAACTGCGCAAGGGCGTGATGGAGCTCTATATCTCCGATCATCCGCTCGACTGCCTGACCTGCGCCGCCAATGGCGACTGCGAATTGCAGGATATGGCCGGCGCGGTCGGCCTCCGAGATGTCCGCTACGACACGATCGCAGAGAAGGATAGTCACTTCGCAGTCCGCAACAACGCGGGTGAGCATAACCCCTTCTATCTACCCAAAGATCAGTCCAACCCCTATTTCGATTACGATCCCAGCAAATGCATCGTCTGCTCGCGCTGCGTTCGGGCCTGCGAAGAGGTGCAGGGCACTTTCGCGCTGACCATCGCCGGGCGGGGCTGGGACAGCCGCGTTTCCGCCGGCGCTTCGTTTGACGATTTTCTTTCATCCGAATGCGTCTCCTGCGGCGCCTGCGTGCAGGCCTGCCCGACAGCCACGCTGGTCGAGAAAAGCGTCGTCGAGAGCGGCACGCCGGAACGCAGCGTCGTGACGACCTGCGCCTATTGCGGCGTCGGCTGCTCCTTCGAAGCGCAGATGCGCGGCGACGAACTGGTCCGCATGGTGCCTTACAAGGATGGCAAGGCCAATCGCGGCCATAGCTGTGTGAAGGGCCGCTTCGCCTATGGCTATGCGGAACACAAGGATCGCATTCTCTCACCTATGATCCGTGACAGCATCGACGAGCCATGGCGCGAAGTCTCGTGGGAGGAGGCCCTCTCATTCGCCGCCGACCGCCTGAAATCGGTTCAGGAAGAGAAAGGCCGCCGCTCCATTGGCGTCATCACCTCCAGCCGGTGCACCAATGAGGAGACCTTCCTCGTTCAGAAACTCACACGGGCTGTTTTCGGCAATAACAACACCGACACCTGCGCCCGTGTCTGCCATTCGCCAACGGGTTATGGCCTCGGCCAGACCTATGGCACTTCCGCCGGCACCCAAGACTTCGATTCCGTGGAAAAAGCCGATGTGGTGCTCGTCATCGGCGCCAATCCCACCGACGGCCATCCGGTTTTTGCAAGCCGGCTGAAGAAGCGCCTTCGGCAGGGCGCCAAACTGATCGTCATCGATCCGCGGCGCATCGATCTGGTCAAAACGCCCCATGTGAAAGCCGCCCATCATCTGCCGCTTCTACCGGGAACCAATGTCGCCGTCGTCACCGCCATGGCGCATGTAATCGTGACAGAGGGGCTGCAGTATCAGGCCTATATTGATGAGCGTTGCGAAAGCGACGCGTTTGCCGATTATGTCGAATTCGTGCGTGATCCCCGCCATTCACCGGAGGCCGTCGAAGCGCTGACGGGCGTGCCCGCCGAGGACTTGCGGGCCGCAGCGCGACTTTATGCGACGGGCGGCAATGCCGCGATCTATTACGGTCTTGGCGTCACCGAGCACAGTCAAGGTTCGACCACCGTCATCGGCATCGCCAATCTCGCCATGCTGACCGGCAATGTCGGCAAGGTGGGCGCTGGCGTGAATCCCCTGCGCGGCCAGAACAATGTTCAGGGCTCCTGCGATATGGGATCCTTCCCGCACGAACTTCCCGGCTATCGCCATGTGAAGAATGCAGACGTGCGGGCGATTTTCGAAGAGACATGGGGCGTCGAAATCGATTCCGAGCCGGGCCTTCGCATCCCGAACATGTTTGACGCAGCGCTCGAGGGGTCGTTCGGCGGGCTCTACTGCCAGGGCGAGGATATCGTCCAGTCGGACCCGGACACGAAGCATGTCGTTGCCGCCCTGTCGGCGATGGACTGCGTGATCGTCCACGATCTTTTCCTGAACGAGACCTCGAACTATGCGCACGTCTTTCTGCCGGGCTCATCCTTCCTGGAAAAGGACGGGACCTTTACCAATGCCGAGCGGCGTATCAACCGCGTCCGCAAGGTGATGGCGCCCAAGGCCGATTATGCCGATTGGGAAATCACGCAGATGCTCGCCAACGCGATGGGCGCGAACTGGACCTATAGCCATCCTCGCGAGATCATGGCGGAGATTGCGGCCACCACGCCATCCTTCACCGGCGTCACCTACGATCTGCTCGAAGAGCAAGGCTCGGTGCAGTGGCCCTGCAACGAAGCGCATCCGCATGGCACGCCGATGATGCATGTCGAGGGTTTCGTGCGCGGGAAGGGGCGCTTCATCCGTACCGATTATGTCGCGACCGAAGAGAAGACCGGGCCGCGCTTCCCGCTTTTGCTGACGACGGGCCGCATTCTGTCGCAATACAATGTCGGTGCCCAGACCCGTCGCACGGCCAATACGGTCTGGCACGATCAGGACGTGCTCGAGGTCCATCCGCACGATGCAGAAAATCGCGGCATTCGCGAGGGCGACTGGGTACGCCTCGCCTCACGGTCGGGCGAAACGACCTTGCGCGCCACGATCACCGACCGCGTGTCGCCGGGTGTCGTCTATACGACCTTCCATCACCCCGATACGCAGGCCAATGTCGTCACCACCGACAATTCGGACTGGGCGACGAACTGTCCGGAGTATAAGGTGACGGCCGTGCAGGTCGCGCCGTCCAACGGTCCTTCGGAATGGCAGGAGGACTATGCCGAACACTCCGGCGCGGCGCGGCGCATCATTCAGGCGGCTGAATAA
- a CDS encoding formate dehydrogenase beta subunit has protein sequence MDSVTRIFVPADMAARSLGSDEVAEAVSRESAERGLNLRLTRNGSRGMMFLEPLVEIERDGIRYGFGEMEASDIPGLFDDPDNHPKALGPVDELDWMKRQTRLTYCRCGVIDPLDLSEYEDHGGLAGLREALGREPQAIVDEVKASGLRGRGGAGFPTGIKWQTVLDTDGQQKYIVCNADEGDSGTFADRILMEGDPFCLIEGMAIAGLAVGATKGYIYLRSEYPDAIRVTGEAIAIAERNSVLGQNILGSGKSFHLELRVGAGAYVCGEETSLLNSLEGKRGVVRAKPPLPAIEGFMGRPTVVNNAISLAAVPFILAEGGEAYHAHGIGRSRGTIPLQIAGNVRYGGLFEAAFGMSLGEIVNDIGGGTASGRPVRAVQVGGPLGAYFPPDLFDTPFGYEDFSSKSGLIGHAGLVVFDDSVDMSHMARFAMEFCAIESCGKCTPCRIGAVRGVETIDRIRDGDAGAMSLLEDLCETMRAGSLCALGGFTPYPVMSALNHFPEDFLPTPAREAAE, from the coding sequence ATGGACAGTGTCACCCGGATCTTCGTGCCGGCCGACATGGCGGCCCGGTCGCTTGGCTCGGATGAGGTGGCGGAAGCCGTTTCACGTGAATCAGCGGAGCGTGGTCTCAATCTTCGCCTTACGCGAAATGGCAGCCGGGGCATGATGTTTCTGGAGCCGCTCGTCGAAATCGAACGAGACGGTATTCGATATGGCTTCGGCGAGATGGAGGCTTCGGATATACCCGGACTTTTCGACGATCCGGACAACCATCCCAAGGCCCTCGGCCCTGTGGACGAACTGGACTGGATGAAGCGCCAGACACGGCTCACCTATTGTCGCTGCGGCGTGATCGATCCCCTCGACCTTTCCGAATATGAAGATCATGGCGGTCTTGCGGGCCTGCGCGAAGCGCTCGGCAGAGAACCGCAGGCGATTGTCGATGAGGTCAAGGCGTCTGGCCTTCGCGGTCGCGGCGGCGCCGGTTTTCCAACCGGCATCAAATGGCAGACCGTCCTGGATACCGACGGCCAGCAGAAATACATCGTCTGCAATGCCGATGAAGGCGATAGCGGCACTTTCGCCGACCGGATCCTGATGGAAGGCGATCCTTTCTGCCTCATCGAAGGCATGGCAATTGCCGGCCTCGCCGTCGGAGCGACCAAGGGCTACATCTATCTGCGCAGCGAATATCCGGATGCCATTCGTGTGACGGGTGAAGCCATCGCGATCGCGGAGCGAAACAGTGTCCTCGGCCAGAATATTCTCGGCTCCGGCAAGTCTTTCCATCTGGAGCTTCGCGTCGGCGCAGGGGCTTATGTCTGCGGGGAGGAAACCTCACTCCTCAACAGTCTGGAAGGTAAGCGCGGTGTCGTACGCGCCAAGCCTCCGCTTCCGGCGATCGAAGGCTTCATGGGTCGCCCGACAGTGGTTAACAACGCCATCAGCCTGGCCGCCGTCCCGTTCATTCTGGCGGAAGGCGGAGAGGCGTATCACGCCCATGGTATCGGTCGTTCGCGTGGTACCATCCCGCTCCAGATTGCCGGCAATGTCCGTTATGGCGGACTTTTCGAAGCCGCCTTCGGCATGTCGCTCGGCGAGATCGTCAACGATATTGGCGGCGGCACAGCCTCGGGCAGACCGGTGCGCGCCGTTCAGGTGGGCGGGCCGCTCGGAGCCTATTTCCCGCCGGATCTGTTCGATACGCCCTTTGGTTACGAGGATTTCTCCTCGAAATCGGGGCTGATCGGTCATGCCGGTCTCGTGGTGTTCGATGATAGCGTCGATATGAGTCATATGGCGCGCTTCGCCATGGAGTTCTGCGCCATTGAAAGCTGCGGCAAATGCACACCCTGCCGGATCGGCGCGGTTCGCGGCGTCGAAACGATCGACCGCATCCGTGACGGCGATGCCGGCGCAATGAGCCTGCTGGAAGATCTCTGCGAAACGATGCGGGCAGGCTCTCTCTGCGCACTCGGCGGCTTCACGCCCTACCCGGTCATGAGCGCGCTCAATCATTTCCCGGAAGATTTTCTGCCGACACCTGCAAGGGAGGCCGCGGAATGA
- a CDS encoding formate dehydrogenase subunit gamma translates to MSEHSGHAIAERVQGIVDDHAEMEGPLLPILHAIQDEFGHVPEEAVRPIAAALNISRAEVHGVISFYHDFHTEPRGRHIVKICRSEACQARGGQSIEDKARELLRLNWNETTPDGSVTLEPVYCLGLCTSGPSALIDDRPVAKLSGEKLAALVKELD, encoded by the coding sequence ATGTCAGAGCACTCGGGCCACGCCATCGCGGAGCGTGTGCAGGGCATCGTCGATGACCACGCAGAGATGGAAGGGCCGCTTCTGCCGATCCTTCATGCAATACAGGACGAATTCGGCCATGTTCCGGAAGAGGCGGTACGGCCGATTGCGGCCGCTCTCAATATAAGCCGGGCCGAAGTGCACGGTGTCATCAGTTTCTATCACGACTTTCACACCGAACCCCGCGGCCGTCACATCGTCAAGATCTGCCGGTCGGAGGCCTGTCAGGCCCGTGGCGGCCAGTCGATTGAGGACAAGGCGCGCGAATTGCTTCGTTTGAACTGGAACGAGACCACCCCAGACGGCTCGGTCACGCTGGAGCCGGTCTATTGCCTCGGGCTTTGCACTTCCGGTCCGAGCGCGTTGATCGACGACCGCCCCGTAGCGAAGCTCTCCGGCGAGAAACTCGCCGCACTGGTCAAGGAGCTCGACTGA
- a CDS encoding LysR family transcriptional regulator has product MQDRLEMLIALVREKHFGRAAEALGITQPSLSFGIRALEDQLGAPLVRRGSRYQGLTAEGERVYERALRIVAETRALRDDVRGVKGEVSGLIRLGVVPTALPLSAELVAATRRKHPALRFRILSRTAGEIADGLERLELEAGLSYTMGMEERSISVTPILTEHSCLLVHQDHELAARESVDWSEVGDASPCLLTPGMTNRAIVEEHLRQAGVAPAPSVDSNSILALTTLVALGDHAFVLPERLAHSVAVQAPVKRLSITDGKSATDDPQIGLLLPNRHRLPASLNALRDAAGELRARD; this is encoded by the coding sequence ATGCAAGATCGCCTCGAAATGCTCATTGCGCTGGTACGGGAGAAGCATTTCGGGCGGGCCGCCGAAGCTCTTGGCATCACGCAGCCCAGCCTCTCTTTCGGCATCCGGGCCCTGGAAGACCAGCTCGGCGCCCCGCTGGTTCGCCGCGGTTCGCGTTATCAGGGCCTGACGGCAGAAGGCGAGCGCGTCTATGAACGGGCTCTGCGCATCGTCGCCGAAACGCGCGCGCTTCGCGATGATGTGCGTGGCGTGAAGGGCGAGGTGAGCGGGCTCATCCGATTGGGGGTCGTGCCCACGGCGTTGCCGCTCTCGGCAGAGCTGGTTGCGGCAACCCGCCGCAAGCACCCGGCTCTGCGCTTTCGCATTCTCTCTCGGACGGCCGGGGAAATCGCTGACGGACTGGAACGGTTGGAGCTGGAAGCGGGCCTTTCCTATACGATGGGCATGGAGGAACGCTCGATCTCGGTGACGCCCATTCTCACCGAGCATTCATGCCTGCTCGTCCATCAGGACCATGAGCTTGCCGCGCGTGAGAGCGTCGACTGGAGCGAGGTCGGCGACGCGTCACCATGTCTTCTCACGCCGGGCATGACAAACCGCGCCATTGTCGAAGAACATCTTCGTCAGGCAGGTGTGGCGCCGGCGCCCTCCGTCGACAGCAACTCGATCCTCGCGCTGACCACCCTCGTCGCTTTGGGCGATCATGCCTTCGTGCTGCCGGAAAGGCTGGCGCATTCGGTTGCCGTACAAGCGCCGGTCAAACGCCTGTCGATCACCGATGGAAAGAGTGCGACTGACGACCCGCAGATCGGACTTCTTCTACCGAATCGCCACCGCCTGCCTGCTTCTCTCAACGCCCTGAGAGACGCCGCGGGCGAATTGCGCGCTCGTGATTAA
- a CDS encoding MFS transporter small subunit, translating to MTNNSINDPSGTSSGKLALVWAFVGIPLAWGVVMTLIKAAALFT from the coding sequence ATGACGAATAATTCGATCAATGATCCATCGGGCACCAGTTCTGGCAAGCTCGCACTGGTCTGGGCTTTCGTCGGAATTCCGCTTGCATGGGGCGTGGTGATGACGCTCATCAAGGCGGCGGCTCTGTTTACCTGA
- a CDS encoding L-lactate MFS transporter encodes MSISTHAGDGGWLSRERTVAKSGFNRWMVPPAALCVHLCIGQVYAFSVFNKPMSLLLGEGDAANWSIPALGWIFSIAIVFLGLAAAFGGAWVERVGPRKTMATAALLFGGGFIVSALGIMWHQLWLVYLGYGVLGGCGLGLGYISPVKTLMTWFPDRPGMATGMAIMGFGGGAFIASPLSVWLMNQVGVAGAFLVLGIIYFIYMMVGATIVRIPPKGWAPAGYVPHTKSVGLVTHANVHVDQALKTRQFWLLWGVLCLNVTAGIGVLGQASLMSQEMFPGAITAGAAAGFVGLLSLFNMLGRFFWASTSDYIGRKNTYFIFFALGIVLYAAVPWTGAIGSVFLFVAFYAVILSMYGGGFATIPAYLRDVFGTQYVGAIHGRLLTAWSVAGVLGPVLVNYIREFQIASGVPKADAYTITMYIMAGLLAVGLVLNMLMNPVHERHHLPSDAAPGTA; translated from the coding sequence ATGTCGATATCGACACACGCTGGCGATGGCGGGTGGCTGTCGCGTGAGCGAACAGTTGCCAAATCCGGCTTCAACCGCTGGATGGTTCCGCCAGCCGCACTCTGCGTTCACCTTTGCATCGGACAGGTTTACGCGTTTTCCGTTTTCAACAAACCGATGAGTCTGCTGCTCGGCGAGGGGGATGCAGCAAACTGGTCCATTCCGGCTCTCGGCTGGATTTTTTCCATCGCAATCGTGTTCCTTGGCTTGGCGGCGGCATTCGGCGGCGCCTGGGTGGAGCGCGTCGGACCCCGCAAGACGATGGCCACCGCCGCACTACTCTTCGGCGGCGGATTTATCGTCTCGGCGCTCGGCATCATGTGGCATCAGCTCTGGCTGGTCTATCTCGGCTATGGCGTCCTTGGCGGCTGCGGTCTGGGTCTGGGCTACATTTCGCCGGTGAAGACCTTGATGACCTGGTTCCCGGACCGCCCGGGCATGGCGACCGGCATGGCGATCATGGGCTTTGGGGGTGGCGCATTCATCGCCTCGCCTCTCTCGGTCTGGCTGATGAACCAGGTCGGCGTGGCCGGCGCGTTCCTGGTGCTCGGCATCATCTACTTCATCTATATGATGGTCGGCGCGACAATCGTACGCATACCGCCGAAAGGATGGGCGCCTGCCGGATATGTCCCGCATACGAAATCGGTCGGTCTTGTCACCCACGCCAATGTGCATGTCGATCAGGCTTTGAAGACCAGACAGTTCTGGCTTCTTTGGGGCGTGCTCTGCCTGAACGTGACCGCCGGCATTGGTGTTCTGGGCCAGGCATCGCTGATGAGCCAGGAGATGTTCCCGGGAGCGATCACGGCCGGTGCTGCCGCGGGTTTCGTCGGGCTTCTCAGCCTTTTCAACATGCTCGGTCGTTTCTTCTGGGCGTCGACCTCGGACTATATCGGACGCAAGAATACCTATTTCATCTTCTTTGCGCTCGGTATCGTTCTCTATGCTGCGGTGCCCTGGACGGGAGCGATCGGATCGGTGTTCCTGTTCGTGGCGTTCTATGCGGTTATCCTGTCCATGTATGGCGGTGGCTTTGCCACGATCCCCGCATACCTGCGTGACGTCTTCGGAACGCAATATGTCGGGGCCATTCACGGCAGGCTTCTGACCGCATGGTCCGTGGCCGGTGTGCTCGGTCCGGTTCTCGTCAACTATATCCGCGAGTTCCAGATCGCTTCGGGTGTTCCGAAAGCCGATGCTTATACGATCACCATGTACATCATGGCGGGGCTTCTGGCCGTCGGATTGGTGCTCAACATGCTCATGAACCCGGTTCACGAAAGGCATCACCTGCCATCCGACGCCGCACCCGGCACCGCTTAG
- a CDS encoding ferredoxin--NADP reductase has protein sequence MTELEAAPVELPKGALGLTVTEVTHYTDRLFHFRTTRPASFRFRSGEFVMIGLMVDGKPLYRAYSIASPNWSDDLEFFSIKVPDGPLTQHLQKIQPGDTVLMRAKATGTLVHDALIPGKRLWMFSTGTGIAPFASLIRDPESYAKFDELILTQTCREVAELKFGLDLVEQIKNDEMLNELCDTSKLRFYATTTRESYGKMGRVTNLIRSGELFADLGLEPFDKSADRAMICGSMEMLQETKELLEEAGLTEGANSQPGEFVIERAFVG, from the coding sequence ATGACAGAACTCGAAGCTGCGCCGGTGGAACTGCCCAAGGGCGCCCTCGGCCTCACTGTGACCGAGGTCACGCATTACACCGACCGCCTGTTTCATTTCCGCACGACCCGCCCGGCAAGCTTTCGCTTCCGTTCCGGCGAATTCGTGATGATCGGATTGATGGTCGATGGAAAGCCGCTCTATCGGGCTTATTCGATCGCGTCTCCGAATTGGTCCGACGATCTGGAATTCTTCTCCATCAAGGTTCCGGACGGGCCGTTGACGCAGCATCTTCAAAAGATCCAGCCCGGCGACACGGTTCTGATGCGTGCCAAGGCGACGGGGACTCTGGTGCATGATGCGCTCATTCCCGGGAAGCGTCTCTGGATGTTCTCCACGGGCACCGGCATCGCTCCTTTCGCCTCGCTTATCCGTGATCCGGAAAGCTATGCCAAGTTCGACGAGTTGATCCTGACGCAGACCTGCCGCGAGGTGGCCGAATTGAAATTTGGTCTGGATCTGGTCGAGCAGATCAAGAATGACGAGATGCTGAACGAGCTCTGCGATACGTCGAAGCTGCGTTTCTATGCGACCACGACGCGCGAATCCTACGGCAAGATGGGACGTGTCACCAATTTGATCCGGTCGGGCGAGCTGTTCGCTGACCTCGGCCTTGAGCCATTCGACAAGAGTGCCGACAGAGCCATGATCTGCGGTTCGATGGAGATGCTGCAGGAGACCAAGGAACTTCTGGAAGAGGCTGGCCTGACCGAGGGCGCCAATTCCCAGCCGGGTGAATTTGTCATCGAGCGCGCCTTCGTCGGCTGA